In a single window of the Cucumis melo cultivar AY chromosome 11, USDA_Cmelo_AY_1.0, whole genome shotgun sequence genome:
- the LOC127143997 gene encoding methylenetetrahydrofolate reductase 2-like yields the protein MRPRARDKKLLEEWALPLKSIEDVYEKFMKYCLGKLRSSPWSELEGLQAETRMISEQLGKINMKGFLSINSQPAVNGERSDSPSVGWGGPGGYVYQKAYIEFFCSREKLDAIVDKCRALPSLTYMAVNKEGIWVSNVTQKDVNAVTWGVFPAKEIIQPTVVDPASFLVWKDEAFEIWSRGWAALYPEGDWSRKLLDEIQSSYYLVSLVDNDYINSDLFAILEDF from the exons ATGCGGCCACGGGCACGTGACAAGAAGCTTCTTGAGGAATGGGCACTCCCATTGAAAAGCATTGAAGATGTTTATGAG AAATTTATGAAGTACTGCCTTGGAAAGTTGAGAAGCAGTCCGTGGTCTGAATTAGAAGGTCTTCAGGCTGAGACAAGGATGATAAGTGAACAGCTTGGGAAAATTAACATGAAAGGCTTTCTTTCTATCAACAGCCAACCAGCAGTTAATGGAGAAAGATCTGATTCTCCTTCCGTAG GATGGGGTGGGCCAGGAGGTTACGTTTATCAAAAGGCGTACATTGAGTTTTTCTGTTCCAGGGAAAAGTTGGATGCTATTGTTGACAAATGCAGGGCCCTTCCATCTCTCACCTACATGGCGGTGAATAAGGAAGGAATTTGGGTATCCAACGTCACTCAAAAGGATGTGAATGCTGTAACATGGGGAGTTTTCCCAGCCAAAGAGATCATCCAGCCAACCGTTGTCGATCCTGCCAGTTTTCTTGTGTGGAAAGATGAGGCGTTTGAGATTTGGTCAAGGGGATGGGCTGCCTTGTATCCTGAGGGCGACTGGTCCCGAAAATTGCTTGATGAG ATACAGAGCAGCTACTACTTGGTGAGTCTGGTGGATAACGATTATATCAATTCCGACCTCTTTGCTATTTTGGAGGACTTCTGA
- the LOC103497452 gene encoding patatin-like protein 2, giving the protein MASDGCVKGKRITILSIDGGGIRGIIPGTILAFLESKLQELDGPDVRIADYFDVITGTSTGGLVTSMLTAPNKNNRPLYAAKDLTRFYVEHAPKIFPQRNHFLSSVMNSLGKVTGPRYDGKYLRTLINNLLGDITLKETLTQVIIPAFDIKRLQPVIFTTVDAKLDELKNPKLADVCISTSAAPTILPSHEFEIKDSKGNKRRFDMVDGAVAANNPTLAAMTHVRKEMSIWKEKSELMPIKPMETAKRMLILSLGTGAPKNEEKYSAAVSSKWGMLGWIYHSGSTPIIDIFTDASADMVDYHIASVFQSEHHQKNYLRIQDDTLTGDVSSVDVATEENLLKLIEVGENLLKKQLSRVNLESGMFEPLDGHGTNEEALIEFAAMLSEERKLRLSS; this is encoded by the exons ATGGCATCTGATGGCTGTGTGAAGGGGAAGAGGATAACAATTTTGAGCATAGATGGTGGTGGCATTAGAGGCATTATCCCTGGAACTATTCTAGCTTTTCTCGAGTCTAAACTTCAG GAATTGGATGGTCCAGATGTGAGAATAGCAGATTACTTTGATGTAATTACTGGTACAAGCACAGGCGGATTGGTTACCTCCATGCTTACTGCTCCTAACAAGAATAATCGACCTTTGTATGCTGCAAAAGATCTTACCCGCTTCTACGTAGAACATGCACCTAAAATCTTCCCTCAAAGAAA TCATTTCTTGAGTTCAGTGATGAATTCATTGGGAAAAGTTACGGGACCAAGATATGACGGAAAATACTTGAGGACATTGATAAACAACTTGCTTGGCGATATAACGCTCAAGGAAACACTAACACAAGTCATCATTCCTGCTTTCGACATTAAACGTCTTCAACCAGTGATTTTCACCACAGTCGAC GCTAAATTGGATGAGTTAAAGAATCCAAAATTAGCAGATGTTTGTATTAGTACTTCTGCAGCGCCAACCATCTTACCTAGTCATGAATTTGAAATTAAGGACTCCAAAGGGAATAAACGTAGATTTGATATGGTTGATGGTGCAGTTGCAGCCAATAATCCT ACATTAGCTGCAATGACTCACGTTCGAAAAGAGATGAGCATATGGAAAGAGAAAAGTGAACTTATGCCAATAAAACCAATGGAAACAGCAAAAAGGATGTTGATACTTTCATTAGGGACAGGTGCACCTAAAAATGAAGAGAAATATAGTGCAGCTGTTTCTTCAAAATGGGGTATGCTTGGTTGGATTTATCACAGTGGATCAACACCTATTATCGATATTTTCACTGATGCAAGTGCTGATATGGTGGATTATCATATTGCTAGCGTCTTCCAATCTGAACACCATCAAAAAAACTATCTTCGTATTCag GATGACACATTAACCGGCGATGTATCATCTGTGGATGTTGCAACCGAAGAGAATTTATTAAAGTTGATTGAAGTAGGAGAGAATTTGCTTAAGAAACAATTGTCAAGGGTTAACTTGGAATCTGGAATGTTTGAGCCACTTGATGGTCATGGAACCAATGAGGAGGCCCTCATTGAATTTGCTGCAATGTTATCAGAGGAGAGAAAATTACGATTGTCTTCTTGA